A portion of the Cryptomeria japonica chromosome 5, Sugi_1.0, whole genome shotgun sequence genome contains these proteins:
- the LOC131064875 gene encoding uncharacterized protein LOC131064875, producing the protein MAGTGSASASSSSVANVRNENTPFKIDQDSPLWHYTTMIKPVSGGGGFVWQCNHCGTEYTSSYYQVKGHLCFIPGRGIKFCKGSDGKGLPKALVLGYIREQEEADRRSGKAKTDHPLVHQSSMSKRPSSSMGSTRPAGSHPFMQNPPVDAVENQNVVASRKRGPLDFAFKNELREIADSKIARCLYGNGLPFNLVRSPYFRDMVHTLCNTPSDYVCPGYEKVRTTLLAKEKASIELQLKVIKDTWQETGVTIVSDGWKDCKNRPLINVIAVCPKGAMFLKAVDCEGQVKDASFIANILIECIDMVGPQNVVQVVTDNAKNCRAAGTIVEATYGHIFWTPCAVHSLNLIMQKLGTQIDWVKKLYAEGEEIQMFVTNHHMSQAIFRTFSKLELLKVAETRFASHTLVLRRLLKVRDALSSMVINSLWSVWKQSHTERALKVRALILSEKWWDDVEYVLNFTEPIMSMIRYADTDRPCLGEIYDGMDCMVEKIKEVINRKENDPTETFFKVVQKIVVDRWNKMTTPLHLLAFALTPKFYSAEMLATPRRVPPYRDAEVASGYRAAFKKIYQDEETRNIVMREFGQFVSAKNHDVVALNARYGMDADEWWYVHGQGSIYLQPLAIKLNSQVASSSSAERNWSTYSFIHSVKRNRLGAKKAEDLVYVHSNLRLLSHKDPEYSEGVTRNWDLAPECADLDATVAQLCQVSIDEAVMEFERDIASGSGIPFDIGSIDAEFEPLDDHELGLDASDEDEYGI; encoded by the exons atggctggaactggaagtgcaagtgcaagctctagttcaGTTGCAAATGTCCGAAATGAAAATACcccctttaaaattgatcaagattcaccactttggcattatacaacaatgatcaagccagtgtctggtggtgggggttttgtttggcaatgcaaccattgtggcactgagtataccagctcatactatcaagtgaaaggccacctttgtttcatccctgggcgtggaataaaattttgtaagggatcagatggcaaggggctgccaaaagctctagttttgggatatattagagaacaagaggaagctgaTAGGAGAAGTGGCAAAGCAAAGACTGATCATCCTCTTGTCCATCAAAGCTCAATGTCTAAGAGGCCTTCTAGTAGCATGGGCTCCACAAGACCAGCTGGTTCACATCCTTTCATGCAAAACCCACCAGTTGATGCAGTAGAGAATCAGAATGTTGTGGCTTCacggaaaagaggcccattggattttgccttcaaaaatgaactgagagagattgcagattccaaaattgcacgttgcctttatggcaatgggcttcctttcaaccttgttagatcaccttactttcgggacatggtgcatactctttgcaatacaccttctgattatgtttgtccagggtatgaaaaggtgagaactaccttattggcaaaggagaaagcatccATAGAGTTACAGTTGAAggtcatcaaagatacatggcaggaaacaggtgtgaccattgtttctgatggatggaaagattgtaaaaataggccattgatcaatgttatagcagtgtgtcctaaaggggcaatgtttttgaaagcagtggattgtgaggggcaagtgaaagatgcaagtttcattgccaatatcttgatagaatgcattgacatggtggggcctcaaaatgttgtccaagttgtaactgacaatgctaaaaattgtagagcagcagggactatagtggaggctacatatggtcacatcttttggacaccatgcgcagtacactcactcaatttaatcatgcaaaagcttggcacacaaattgattgggtgaaaaaacTATATGCGGAgggcgaggagattcaaatgtttgtgactaatcatcatatgtcacaagccattttcaggaccttctccaagttggagttgttgaag gttgctgaaacacgatttgcatctcacacgctcgtcttaagacgacttctgAAGGTGCGAGAcgccttgagttctatggtcatcaacagcttgtggagtgtatggaagcagtcccacacagaaagagctctaaaagtaagagcattgatccttagtgagaaatggtgggatgatgtggaatatgttttgaatttcactgagcccatcatgagcatgatcaggtatgctgatactgatcgcccatgtttgggcgagatttatgatggcatggattgcatggtggaaaaaataaaagaagtaataaatagaaaagaaaatgacccaacggaaacatttttcaaagttgtgcagaaaattgttgttgaccgttggaacaagatgaccacccccttacatctcttagcatttgctttgacgccaaaattttatagtgcagagatgcttgcaacaccaaggagggtgccaccatatagagatgcagaggttgcttctggctatagggctgcctttaaaaagatatatcaagatgaggagacaagaaatattgtcatgagggagtttggccaatttgtatctgcaaaaaatcatgatgttgtagctcttaatgctagatatgggatggatgctgatgagtggtggtatgtacatggtcaaggctccattTACTTGCAACCTCTTGCAATTAAACTTaactcccaa gttgcaagttcttcttcagctgagcggaattggagtacatactccttcatccactcagtcaaacgtaatcgtttgggtgcaaagaaagctgaggatttggtctacgtacactccaaccttcgtttgttgtcacataaggaccctgaatatagtgagggtgtaacaaggaattgggatctagcccctgagtgtgctgatttagatgctacagttgcacaactttgccaagtctctatagacgaggcggttatggaatttgagagagacatagctagtgggagtggcattccatttgatattggttcaattgatgctgaatttgaaccacttgatgaccatgagcttgggttggatgcttcagatgaagatgaatatggaatttaa